Proteins encoded by one window of Ruminococcaceae bacterium R-25:
- a CDS encoding ABC-2 type transport system ATP-binding protein translates to MIEAKNLTMVYGNGNKATDDVSFNIKAGEIVGFAGPNGAGKTTVIKMLTGILKPTFGTAVINGYDINKEPLKAKMSFAYIADNPDILIQLTGLEYLNFIADMYEVKEDVRKEKIEMLAGRFGMKDVLNTQMKEYSHGMRQKLMVISALIHDPPAWILDEPMTGLDPSAAFELKQMMREHAKAGNAVLFSTHVLEVAEQLCDRIIIINKGKIVSEGTLEYLRLTNPGMTLEEIFVKLTGKPENEA, encoded by the coding sequence ATGATCGAAGCAAAGAATCTGACCATGGTATACGGGAACGGCAATAAGGCGACCGATGATGTTTCCTTCAATATAAAAGCAGGTGAGATAGTCGGTTTTGCAGGGCCAAACGGCGCTGGAAAAACGACAGTAATAAAGATGCTTACAGGGATCTTAAAGCCGACGTTTGGCACCGCCGTGATCAACGGTTACGACATCAATAAAGAACCTCTAAAAGCCAAGATGTCATTTGCTTATATCGCCGATAATCCGGATATCCTTATCCAGCTTACAGGCCTTGAATATCTGAACTTTATTGCAGATATGTACGAAGTAAAAGAGGATGTCAGAAAAGAGAAGATAGAGATGCTCGCAGGACGCTTCGGAATGAAGGATGTCCTGAATACTCAGATGAAGGAATATTCCCACGGCATGAGACAGAAGCTCATGGTTATCTCCGCTCTCATTCACGATCCGCCGGCATGGATCCTTGATGAGCCGATGACGGGCCTTGATCCTTCGGCGGCATTCGAACTGAAGCAGATGATGAGAGAGCATGCGAAGGCAGGCAATGCCGTGCTGTTCTCGACACATGTTCTTGAAGTCGCTGAGCAGCTCTGTGACAGGATAATAATCATAAACAAGGGAAAGATAGTAAGCGAAGGAACGCTTGAATACTTAAGGCTCACCAATCCCGGAATGACTTTGGAAGAGATCTTCGTAAAGCTCACGGGCAAGCCGGAGAATGAAGCATGA
- a CDS encoding ABC-2 type transport system permease protein: protein MNKARSLYKAFSSNLEMPKPNGEKKVKLYNRFGMIAFIGIMVPVSLLVGYVTYVLTDFLYILDGNSYGLLTELDIISAFAMIFGMPLMFSVLFFSSDLSFLTALPVSPVTLYRARFWHTFKAENVMTSNVLFAIYIGYFIAAIKHTGFAYALHPVALIASVAGFFGSLLVPLLYCSILALFLMLVLRKINRTDIYYHTALVLFIAFALMFFLSFRSYGKISMANYLDSLVIGDNEFTSICNVLFPTNYLTTLAIRTHRILPLIVSVLFVATIYGLSVFTAFLTYRKGLFAAAVTSDRKVHRKVHSGAGSHRIFASLVIKEFKVLMRTMTYRMNCVYANLLWPVASVIFVTQAPRLEVIKIFRYNLKTGDALSHVILFSAVIAMAFISSGLNSIASTSFTREGKHLDMLKYLPAPLDKQIKAKVLIAVLFTFIPVLVSVIIVAAGLGVFYMLPLYTIVSLAGILTATMVGVIMDSISPYTVWSDELSALRGNLNCFFNLAAEMVGALVIGGISYGLYMISKNAFVTIPVISAVLILSGMICVFKGISKARKNIKLLK, encoded by the coding sequence ATGAACAAAGCAAGGTCGCTATACAAGGCATTCAGTTCAAACCTTGAGATGCCCAAGCCGAACGGCGAAAAGAAGGTCAAGCTCTATAACCGTTTCGGCATGATCGCTTTTATCGGCATTATGGTGCCGGTATCCTTGCTTGTGGGATATGTGACCTATGTGCTGACAGACTTTCTGTATATTCTGGACGGCAACTCTTACGGCCTTTTGACCGAACTGGATATCATATCGGCTTTCGCCATGATCTTCGGGATGCCTTTGATGTTCAGCGTGCTTTTCTTCTCATCGGATCTGTCGTTCCTTACTGCTTTGCCGGTATCGCCGGTAACGCTTTACAGAGCGAGGTTCTGGCATACATTCAAGGCAGAAAACGTAATGACTTCGAATGTCCTTTTCGCGATCTACATCGGATATTTCATAGCAGCAATAAAGCATACTGGCTTTGCGTACGCGCTTCATCCGGTAGCGCTTATAGCTTCTGTTGCCGGATTTTTCGGTTCGCTCCTGGTGCCTTTGCTCTACTGCTCGATCCTGGCGCTTTTTCTTATGCTTGTCTTAAGGAAGATCAACAGGACAGATATCTACTATCACACGGCGCTTGTGCTGTTTATCGCATTTGCCCTGATGTTCTTTTTGTCCTTCAGGAGCTACGGAAAGATCAGCATGGCAAATTACCTGGATTCACTAGTAATTGGCGATAACGAATTCACTTCGATATGTAATGTTTTGTTCCCGACGAACTATCTGACGACACTTGCGATCAGGACTCACAGGATATTGCCTCTCATAGTCTCGGTTCTTTTCGTCGCTACAATCTACGGATTGTCTGTCTTTACGGCATTTCTTACTTACCGCAAAGGCCTTTTTGCCGCTGCTGTTACAAGTGACAGAAAAGTTCACCGCAAAGTGCATTCCGGAGCTGGCAGCCACAGGATATTTGCTTCGCTCGTGATAAAGGAATTCAAGGTACTTATGAGGACAATGACATACAGGATGAACTGCGTTTACGCAAATCTATTGTGGCCCGTTGCCTCCGTTATCTTTGTTACCCAGGCGCCGAGGCTCGAGGTCATTAAGATATTCAGATATAACCTTAAGACGGGCGATGCGTTAAGCCATGTGATCCTTTTTTCTGCGGTCATAGCGATGGCATTTATATCTTCGGGCCTGAACTCGATCGCATCGACTTCATTTACAAGGGAAGGCAAACACCTGGATATGCTCAAATATCTTCCTGCGCCTTTGGACAAACAGATCAAGGCTAAGGTCCTTATCGCGGTCCTCTTCACGTTCATTCCCGTGCTGGTCTCTGTGATCATCGTGGCGGCAGGCCTGGGCGTTTTTTACATGCTCCCGTTATACACTATCGTGTCTCTTGCGGGCATACTTACTGCGACGATGGTGGGTGTCATAATGGATTCCATCTCGCCTTACACGGTCTGGTCTGACGAATTAAGCGCACTTCGAGGCAATCTCAACTGTTTCTTCAATCTCGCTGCCGAGATGGTCGGCGCACTTGTCATCGGAGGCATTTCCTATGGTCTTTACATGATCTCGAAAAATGCCTTCGTCACTATTCCCGTGATCTCCGCAGTGCTCATC